The proteins below are encoded in one region of Aeromonas veronii:
- a CDS encoding LysR substrate-binding domain-containing protein, whose product MNIARLKNFTEIVKNNFNISATAEKLYTSQPTLSKQMKMLEDELGLALFSRKGKNLIGLTPMGEQVMELAKGVVAQVEQIGQLSSCEQLATSGALRIATTHTMARYKLPTAISGFSRHYPEVTLHLHQGAPAQLAQMVQNGDVEMAIATESMHLFDELATVPCYRWGRSVVVPHGHPLIDCQPLSMADLARYPLITYVFGFTGRSKMDKAFGRHGLSPRIVLTATDTDIIKHYVRLGMGVGVIASSAFDEGDKGSLVALNIDHLIASSTIHICLRRHVHLRDYSYDFIHRFAPHVSRETIQLTLINQAPAINLSTLPWL is encoded by the coding sequence ATGAACATCGCTCGGCTCAAGAACTTCACCGAGATAGTGAAGAACAACTTCAACATCTCGGCGACGGCGGAAAAGCTCTACACTTCCCAACCGACCCTCAGCAAGCAGATGAAGATGCTGGAGGATGAGCTGGGGCTGGCGCTGTTCAGTCGCAAGGGCAAGAACCTCATCGGCCTGACCCCCATGGGGGAGCAGGTGATGGAACTGGCCAAGGGGGTGGTAGCCCAGGTGGAGCAGATTGGTCAGCTCTCCTCCTGCGAGCAGCTTGCCACCAGCGGGGCGCTGCGCATCGCGACGACCCATACCATGGCACGCTACAAGCTGCCCACCGCCATCAGCGGATTCTCCCGCCACTACCCAGAGGTTACCCTGCACCTGCATCAGGGGGCGCCGGCCCAGCTGGCGCAGATGGTGCAGAACGGGGACGTGGAGATGGCCATCGCCACCGAATCCATGCACCTGTTCGACGAGCTGGCCACCGTGCCCTGCTATCGCTGGGGGCGCAGTGTGGTGGTGCCCCACGGCCACCCCCTCATCGACTGTCAGCCGCTCTCCATGGCGGACTTGGCCCGTTATCCCCTCATCACCTATGTGTTCGGCTTCACAGGCCGCTCCAAGATGGACAAGGCGTTCGGTCGCCATGGCCTCAGCCCCCGCATCGTGCTGACGGCCACCGACACCGACATCATCAAGCACTATGTGCGTCTCGGCATGGGGGTGGGGGTGATCGCGAGCTCCGCCTTCGACGAGGGGGACAAGGGCAGCCTGGTGGCCCTCAACATCGATCACCTGATCGCCTCCAGCACCATTCATATCTGTCTGCGCAGGCACGTACACCTGCGGGACTACAGCTACGACTTCATCCACCGCTTCGCCCCCCACGTGAGCCGGGAGACCATACAGCTCACCCTCATCAACCAGGCGCCGGCCATCAATCTGTCGACCCTGCCCTGGCTCTGA
- the pdxH gene encoding pyridoxamine 5'-phosphate oxidase: MMDVADLRREYTKGGLHRADLPAEPLDLFEKWLAQACEAKLSDPTAMVVATVDADGQPWQRTVLLKHYDALGMVFYTNMGSRKAGQLEGNPRISLHFPWHTLDRQVHVTGRVEKLGALEVMKYFHSRPKDSQIAAWVSQQSSRISARGVLEAKFLELKQKFANGEVPLPSFWGGYRVVIDTVEFWQGGAHRLHDRFYYSREGEGWHIERLAP; encoded by the coding sequence ATGATGGATGTAGCCGATCTGCGCCGTGAATACACCAAGGGGGGATTGCACCGTGCCGATCTGCCGGCCGAGCCGCTGGATCTGTTTGAAAAGTGGTTGGCCCAGGCCTGCGAGGCCAAGCTGAGCGACCCCACCGCCATGGTGGTGGCGACCGTGGATGCGGACGGCCAGCCCTGGCAGCGTACCGTGCTGCTCAAGCACTATGACGCCCTGGGCATGGTGTTTTACACCAACATGGGCAGCCGCAAGGCGGGTCAGCTCGAGGGCAACCCCCGCATCAGCCTGCACTTCCCCTGGCACACCCTGGACAGGCAGGTGCATGTAACCGGCCGGGTGGAGAAGCTCGGCGCCCTGGAGGTGATGAAGTATTTCCACAGCCGCCCCAAAGACAGCCAGATCGCGGCCTGGGTCTCCCAGCAGTCCTCCCGCATCTCGGCCCGCGGCGTGCTGGAGGCCAAGTTCCTCGAACTCAAGCAGAAGTTTGCCAATGGCGAGGTGCCCCTGCCGAGCTTCTGGGGGGGCTACCGGGTGGTCATCGACACCGTGGAGTTCTGGCAGGGCGGGGCCCATCGTCTGCACGATCGCTTCTACTACAGCCGGGAAGGGGAAGGCTGGCACATCGAGCGGCTGGCCCCCTGA
- a CDS encoding DUF3100 domain-containing protein: protein MQQTTPLKTVLVSTLATALLIFVAQYLIGKQEIRIGIAIIPILPMLFAVIIGMIVSAKPVKDRIPGWKKLFTEKEEGFCGKMVGFSLLILGTQYAGMIIPNLKMILSVGVPLFLQEIGNLLPILIAIPLAVKFGFGRRAIGACSSISREPSVAVIQSKFGTGSQEYIGVLAIYLCGSVIGTLWFSVLGSIAPLTGLHPLALAAGSGVGSGSMLSAASGALINGLDEALAQQVLSIAAASNLLSSALGALSLTYLGLPLAEKIFAISAKGEQA from the coding sequence ATGCAGCAAACCACTCCCCTCAAGACGGTGTTAGTCAGTACCCTGGCGACCGCCCTGCTGATCTTCGTGGCCCAGTATCTGATTGGAAAACAGGAGATCAGGATCGGCATCGCCATCATCCCCATTTTGCCCATGTTGTTTGCCGTCATCATCGGCATGATCGTCTCCGCCAAACCGGTCAAGGATCGCATCCCCGGCTGGAAGAAGCTCTTCACCGAGAAAGAAGAAGGCTTCTGCGGCAAGATGGTGGGCTTTAGCCTGCTGATCCTCGGCACCCAGTATGCCGGCATGATCATCCCCAACCTCAAGATGATCCTGAGTGTCGGGGTCCCTCTCTTCCTGCAGGAGATAGGCAACCTGCTGCCCATTCTCATCGCCATCCCGCTGGCGGTGAAGTTCGGTTTCGGCCGCCGCGCCATCGGTGCCTGCTCCTCCATCAGCCGTGAACCCTCGGTCGCCGTCATTCAGAGCAAGTTCGGTACCGGCTCCCAGGAGTACATCGGCGTGCTCGCCATCTACCTGTGCGGCTCCGTCATCGGCACCCTCTGGTTCAGCGTGCTCGGCAGCATAGCGCCGCTGACCGGCCTGCATCCCCTGGCTCTCGCCGCCGGTTCCGGGGTCGGTTCGGGCTCCATGCTGAGCGCCGCCTCCGGTGCCCTCATCAACGGTCTGGACGAGGCACTGGCCCAGCAGGTGCTGAGCATCGCCGCCGCCTCCAACCTGCTCTCATCGGCCCTCGGCGCCCTCTCCCTCACCTATCTGGGACTACCCCTTGCCGAGAAGATCTTCGCCATCTCTGCCAAAGGAGAACAAGCATGA
- a CDS encoding M20 metallopeptidase family protein, with translation MHDYHIEPDLLALRDFSCEVRHHLHSIPEYSGAEFKTSAYCRALMEEFGYRITDYPGFTGFHGDLHIDPSLPTIAFRADMDGLEMHDMTEVAFKSTHEGMAHNCGHDSHMAIALTTAKFLAAHQEILGYNLRIIFQMAEEDMRVPGAGKMVELGCMEGVDEVYALHNDGAMETGTIKFNQGVMSSWGSAWTLDVHGISAHGSTPHKGLDAIREAVRIIEDMDYIVAKRTSPFSPAVFGCGMINGGTIPNAIADHVQARGTIRAMDAETDQILKNSFKDMVAQSELRGFKTSMIYSGYPAVENHGAACERLQRAASGVLPAEGINAQGQPMTGSEDFSYMINATPNRMGAMFFLGSGCQAKGICNYLHANPYYLDDDCLLIGAQIFVNLATGNA, from the coding sequence ATGCACGACTACCATATCGAACCTGACCTGCTTGCCCTGCGTGACTTCAGCTGCGAGGTGCGCCACCACCTGCACAGCATTCCGGAATACTCGGGTGCCGAGTTCAAGACCTCGGCCTACTGCCGCGCCCTGATGGAAGAGTTCGGCTACCGGATCACCGACTACCCGGGCTTCACCGGTTTTCACGGGGATCTGCACATCGACCCCAGCCTGCCCACCATCGCGTTTCGCGCCGACATGGACGGCCTCGAGATGCACGACATGACCGAGGTGGCGTTCAAATCCACCCACGAGGGGATGGCCCACAACTGCGGCCACGACTCCCACATGGCGATCGCACTCACCACCGCCAAGTTCCTGGCCGCCCATCAGGAGATACTCGGCTACAACCTGCGCATCATCTTCCAGATGGCGGAAGAGGACATGCGGGTGCCGGGCGCCGGCAAGATGGTGGAACTCGGCTGCATGGAGGGGGTGGACGAGGTCTATGCCCTGCACAACGACGGCGCCATGGAAACCGGCACCATCAAGTTCAACCAGGGAGTCATGTCCTCCTGGGGCTCGGCCTGGACCCTGGACGTGCACGGCATCTCCGCCCACGGCTCGACCCCCCACAAGGGGCTGGACGCCATCCGCGAGGCGGTGCGCATCATCGAAGACATGGACTACATCGTCGCCAAGCGCACCAGTCCCTTCAGCCCGGCGGTGTTTGGCTGCGGCATGATCAACGGCGGCACCATTCCCAATGCCATCGCCGATCACGTGCAGGCCCGTGGCACCATCCGCGCCATGGACGCCGAGACGGATCAGATCCTCAAAAACAGCTTCAAGGACATGGTCGCCCAGAGCGAGCTGCGCGGCTTCAAGACCAGCATGATCTACTCAGGTTACCCGGCGGTGGAGAACCACGGCGCCGCCTGTGAGCGGTTGCAGCGGGCCGCGAGCGGCGTGCTGCCCGCCGAAGGCATCAATGCCCAGGGCCAGCCCATGACCGGCAGCGAGGACTTCAGCTACATGATCAACGCCACCCCGAACCGCATGGGCGCCATGTTCTTCCTCGGCAGCGGCTGCCAGGCCAAGGGGATCTGCAACTACCTGCATGCCAACCCCTACTACCTGGACGACGACTGCCTGCTCATTGGAGCACAGATCTTCGTCAACCTGGCGACTGGGAACGCCTGA
- a CDS encoding GNAT family N-acetyltransferase, translating into MELLIEGGLWQPHWQEALQAWQAQGHGWQLLQSRRTGRGTGAASPALSRWAACPPDGILFASDLLAAWLDGDEAPLMAADPSHQILISASSALLTLAKESGLLTLGPVGADLMLGPDDDLAEVLQRLLARRLSIPLLRESAGVKALVLRPLRPEDEAEILHYCADAAIARYTLNIPHPYPPEAARDWLALSGRKAALGLGRAWALSLPCGPELAPLLGVISLHWNGELAWWVGVPWQGQGLATRAASLVKSFAFEQLHLPALTARHMPGNLASGRVMAKIGMHHCGTRAGTDEQEGELSHWRLDNRPVLPEEMGDELAMLLAREEVAVAIVHDEAGPAGPCLALALFVTEPLPAWATGLDAAGRRGMALRCHPLAWLAVPGPLSWTHRQGYLLKDRGAQGLDYLLGLRDPRRAEG; encoded by the coding sequence ATGGAATTATTGATTGAAGGGGGGCTCTGGCAGCCCCACTGGCAAGAGGCATTGCAGGCCTGGCAGGCGCAAGGCCATGGCTGGCAGCTGCTGCAAAGCCGCCGGACAGGGCGGGGAACGGGGGCAGCGTCCCCTGCGCTGAGCCGCTGGGCCGCCTGTCCGCCCGATGGCATTCTCTTTGCCAGCGATCTCCTCGCCGCCTGGCTAGACGGGGACGAAGCCCCGCTGATGGCGGCGGATCCGAGCCACCAGATCCTGATCAGCGCCTCCAGCGCCCTGCTGACCCTGGCCAAGGAGAGCGGCCTGCTCACCCTGGGGCCCGTAGGGGCGGATCTGATGCTGGGCCCCGACGACGATCTGGCCGAGGTGCTGCAACGGCTGCTCGCCAGACGGTTGTCGATCCCGTTGCTGCGTGAGTCCGCAGGGGTGAAAGCCCTGGTGCTGCGCCCCCTGCGGCCCGAGGATGAGGCCGAGATCCTGCACTATTGCGCCGACGCCGCGATCGCCCGCTATACCCTCAACATTCCCCACCCCTATCCGCCGGAGGCGGCCCGGGACTGGCTGGCCCTGAGTGGGCGCAAGGCCGCCCTCGGCCTTGGCCGAGCCTGGGCGCTGAGTCTGCCATGCGGCCCGGAACTCGCCCCCTTGCTCGGGGTCATCTCCCTGCACTGGAACGGGGAGCTGGCCTGGTGGGTGGGGGTCCCCTGGCAGGGGCAGGGGCTCGCCACCCGGGCGGCGAGCCTGGTCAAGTCATTTGCGTTCGAGCAGTTGCACTTGCCCGCCCTGACGGCCCGCCACATGCCGGGCAATCTCGCCTCCGGCCGGGTGATGGCCAAGATAGGCATGCATCACTGCGGGACAAGGGCTGGAACGGATGAGCAGGAGGGTGAGCTGAGCCACTGGCGGCTGGACAACAGGCCGGTGCTGCCCGAGGAGATGGGTGACGAACTGGCGATGCTGCTGGCGAGGGAAGAGGTGGCGGTGGCCATAGTGCATGATGAGGCAGGGCCAGCGGGCCCTTGCCTCGCGTTGGCGCTGTTTGTGACCGAGCCGCTCCCGGCGTGGGCCACCGGGCTGGATGCGGCGGGAAGGCGGGGAATGGCGCTGCGATGCCATCCTCTCGCCTGGCTGGCGGTGCCCGGCCCCTTGTCATGGACCCAC